Part of the Tenacibaculum sp. SZ-18 genome, AGGCGTTCCACCTACTTTATGAACATCTTCCATTAAATATTTTCCACTAGGTTTTAGATCAGCTAAAAATGGAGTTTCATCTGAAATACGTTGAAAATCTTCCAGAGTAAATTGTACATCAGCAGCTTTTGCAATAGCTAAAAAATGTAATACCGCATTTGTAGAACCTCCCATTACAGTAACTAAACGAACTGCATTTTCTAGAGATTTCTTCGTAACAATATCAGATGGCTTAATATCTTTTTCTAATAATACTCGTAATGCTTCACCTGCTTTTACTGATTCATTTTCCTTTTCTTGACTAATAGCTGGATTAGAAGAATTATAAGGTAAACTCATCCCTAAAGCTTCAATAGCAGAAGCCATTGTATTCGCAGTATACATTCCTCCACATGCTCCTGCACCTGGGCAAGCTTTTTCAATAACACTTTGATATTGTTGTTGTGTAATTGTACCCGCAACTTTACTTCCCCAAGCTTCAAAAGCAGAAACGACATCTAACTTTTGACCTTCATGACATCCAGAAGCTATTGTTCCTCCATATACAAGAACTGAAGGCCTGTTTAATCGTAGCATTGCCATTAAAGCACCAGGCATGTTTTTATCGCAACCCACTACAGTAACCAAACCGTCATAAGACATGGCTTGAACTACAGTTTCCATAGAATCTGCAATTACATCTCTAGATGGTAACGAATAGCGCATACCAGGTGTTCCCATTGAAATTCCATCTGAAACACCGATTGTATTAAATATTAATCCAACTAAATTCACATTTTGAGTTCCCTTTTTAACCAATTTTGACAAGTCGTTTAAATGCATGTTACAAGGGTTTCCTTCGTATCCTGTACTTGCAATTCCAACAAATGGCTTTTCTAAATCGTTTTTTGATAATCCAATTGCGTGTAACATTGCCTGTGCAGCTGGTTGTGTATCATCCTGTGTTACTCTTTTACTAAACTTATTCAGTTCCATCTTAAAGTACTTTTTCTTTAACTCTTTGTCCTAAAACTTCTGCTTTGTATAATTTCATCAATTCAAATCCATGAGTTTCTTCCCATTTCATTGGAAATTCATATTCATCTAATGACTGTAATCCAACCACTTCTGCTGCTGTACCAGTAAAGAAACAAGCCTCGGCTGATTTTAATTCTTCACGAGTGAAAAACTTCTCTTCAACTGGAATTCCTTCTTCTTTACAGATCTCTATAATAGTTGCTCTTGTAATACCTGCCATAATATGGCCTCTAGGTGGTGTATACAACTTTCCATCTTTTTGCATGAAAATATTAGCTCCAGAACATTCCGCTACATTTCCATTCATATCTAATAACAATGCTTCATCGTAACCTTCTCTTTTTGCCTCATTAGTAGACAAAATTGAGTTTACATAATGACCTGTTACTTTTGCTTCTACAAAACAAGATTTTGGATTTGGTCTTTGAAACTTTGAAGTTTTCACTTTTAATAATTTATCTCCCATGTACTTTCCCCATTCCCAACATTGAATAACAACATTTGTTTCCTGAGAAGTAAGTAAACTCATATTTGCTCCTGTTGTTATTAATGGACGGATATAAGCATCTTCCAAGTTATTTAACTCCAATAATTTGTAAGTGATTTCTGTTAACTCTTCTTCAGAATACTCAAGATTAATATTCATTACCTCTGCTCCGAATTTTAATCGTTTATAGTGATCGTACGATTTAAAAATCCTAGCTCCATTGTCTGTTTTATAAGACCTAATTCCTTCAAACACACCATTACCGTAATGTAAACTTTGACTGTATAAGTCCGAAGAAGTTTCCTTAGCCTTTACAAATTTCCCGTTATAAAAAACTACACTTTGATCGTTGTAATACATTGTTTATTTATTAGTTAATCGAATTTATTTTATCCTTTTTTTACACACTTTATATAATTTATCAGCCTATGATTCTTAATTGTTTTGAAAAACACTTAAATAATTTATTTTCAATATGTTAAATATTTCAAACCATGGTGTTCACATCAATAAAAAAAGCCTGTATCTGAGTTAGATACAGGCTTTATATAGAACAATAACTATCTGTATCAACTCGGTGGTGAGTTAATAATGACAATAATGATAATTACGATGTTCTGAATTAAGTTCATATGTTTAAACTAAAAAAGGCTTCCTAAATTTAGGAAGCCTTTTGAATTTATATTTTAAAATTTACAAATACACTTCCTTTACCCTTGTGAAATAATATTCACAACGACAATAATAGAAATGATATTTAAAATTTGTTTTCTCATTTGTTGTCACAAAGATTGCTAATTATTTTTGACATATCCTAATCATTTTCAAAAAAATGTTACGCACTTAATAAATCATTGGCATCTTTAAGAGGTAAACTTGAACTTCCCATTAAATAAGCATCAACATGATGAGCAGCCTGTCTTCCTTCTGAAATTGCCCAAACAATTAACGATTGACCTCTTCTCATATCACCCGCTGTAAAAATTCCCTGAACATTCGTTTGGTAATTATGAACACTCGCTTTAATGTTTGATTGATTATCTTGAACTAAACCTAGTTTTTGAGGTAATGTTTTCTCTGGACCAGTAAAACCTAATGCTAAGAAAACCAAATCACAAGGCCATGTTTTTTCAGTACCTTCTTTCTCGATTAATTGAGGACGTTCACCAGGAATTAACTTCCACTCTACTTCAACAGTTTTTAATGCTATAAGTTCGCCTTTCTCATTTTTGATAAACTCCTTTGTATTAATCAACCAATTACGATCACAACCTTCTTCATGAGAAGAACTTGTTTTTAGCTGAAGTGGCCAAAATGGCCATGGCGTTTTTTCACTTCGAGCTTCAGGTGGTTCAGGCATAATTTCAAAATTCGTCACCGATTTTGCACCATGACGATTTGATGTACCAATACAATCTGAACCTGTATCTCCACCTCCAATTACTATTACATTTTTGCCTTTAGCACTAATGACTTCACTTTCTAATTCAGAATTGAATAAAGCTTTTGTTTGACGCGTTAAGAAATCCATTGCTTGATGAACTCCTTTAGCATCTGAACCCGAAATTGGTAAATGTCTAGCCTGTGTAGCTCCTCCACACAAAACAGTAGCATCAAAATCTTTCAAATGTTCCACAGAGATATTTACACCAATATTTGCATTTATTTCAAAGCTAACTCCTTCCTCTTCCAATATTTTGATACGACGATCAATCACATCTTTTTCTAATTTGAAATTTGGAATACCATATCGTAACAATCCTCCCAATTTATCTTCTCTTTCAAAAACAGTTACAGTATGACCGGCTCTATTCAATTGTTGGGCTGCGGCTAAACCAGCTGGCCCAGAACCAACTACAGCAACAGTTTTACCCGACCTGTAACTCGGTCGTTTGGCATTTATCCAACCTTTTTCAAAGCCTTTTTCTACTATATACTTTTCAATATTTTCAATTGCTACAGGTTCATCAATAATTCCTAGAACACAAGCTTTTTCACATGGAGCAGGACATAATCTTCCTGTAAATTCAGGGAAGTTATTTGTAGAATGTAAAATTTCTAATGCTTTTTTCCAGTCGCCTTTATGAACCATATCGTTAAAATCTGGAATAAAATTCCCCAAAGGACAACCACTGTGACAAAAAGGAATTCCACAATCCATACAACGAGAACCTTGTTTTTGCTGTTCATCGTCAGATAATGGCGCTGTAAACTCCTTATAATTTTGAATTCTATCAGCTACAGCATTATTATGTTCCTGCTTCCTTCCATATTTTTTAAATCCACCTAATTCTCCCATAATATTATGCTGTAATTTTCATTAATTCTTCTTTTGCTATTCTTTCTAAAGCCAATTTATAATCCGTTGGATATACTTTAATAAAATCCATTTTATTTACTTCCCAATCTGATAAAATTGTTGCTCCTAAATCGCTTTCTGTGTAATTAACATGTTTTGAAATAAGCCCTTTTAAATCATGCTGATCTTCCGTTTCTAAGTGCACTAACTCGACCATTTCTAGATTACACAATTCATTTCTAAATTGATGAGACGGATCATATACATAAGCTATTCCTCCACTCATTCCTGCAGCAAAATTTCTTCCTGTTTTTCCAAGTACAACCACTTTACCTCCAGTCATATACTCACAACCATGATCTCCAATACCTTCTACGACAGCAGTAATTCCTGAATTACGTACACAAAAACGTTCACCTGCAATACCATTTACGTAGGCTTCACCATTTGCTGCACCGTAAAAACAAACATTTCCTACGATAATATTATCTTTCGCCATAAAATCTGCTTCTTTTGGTTTTTTTACCACAATTTTAGCTCCCGACAACCCTTTTCCGAGATAATCGTTGGTTTCACCATCAACAATCATTGTTAAACCTTTAGTAGCGAAAGCACCAAAACTTTGTCCAGCAGATCCTTTAAATTGCAATGTTAGCGTGTCTTCAGGCAACCCTTCATCACCATGAAGTTTCGATATTTCGTT contains:
- the ilvD gene encoding dihydroxy-acid dehydratase; this encodes MELNKFSKRVTQDDTQPAAQAMLHAIGLSKNDLEKPFVGIASTGYEGNPCNMHLNDLSKLVKKGTQNVNLVGLIFNTIGVSDGISMGTPGMRYSLPSRDVIADSMETVVQAMSYDGLVTVVGCDKNMPGALMAMLRLNRPSVLVYGGTIASGCHEGQKLDVVSAFEAWGSKVAGTITQQQYQSVIEKACPGAGACGGMYTANTMASAIEALGMSLPYNSSNPAISQEKENESVKAGEALRVLLEKDIKPSDIVTKKSLENAVRLVTVMGGSTNAVLHFLAIAKAADVQFTLEDFQRISDETPFLADLKPSGKYLMEDVHKVGGTPAVLKYLLEKGLVHGDCLTVTGKTLAENLAEVPSLTDGQEVIKPLHNPIKETGHLRMLYGNLAKDGSVAKITGKEGLYFSGKAKVYEGEYAANDGIKNGEVEKGDVVVIRYEGPKGGPGMPEMLKPTAAIMGAGLGKEVALITDGRFSGGTHGFVVGHITPEAQVGGVLALVKDGDIISINAQTNTINLEVSDEELAQRKKEWKAPPLKVKRGVLYKYARTVASASNGCVTDEF
- a CDS encoding branched-chain amino acid transaminase — translated: MYYNDQSVVFYNGKFVKAKETSSDLYSQSLHYGNGVFEGIRSYKTDNGARIFKSYDHYKRLKFGAEVMNINLEYSEEELTEITYKLLELNNLEDAYIRPLITTGANMSLLTSQETNVVIQCWEWGKYMGDKLLKVKTSKFQRPNPKSCFVEAKVTGHYVNSILSTNEAKREGYDEALLLDMNGNVAECSGANIFMQKDGKLYTPPRGHIMAGITRATIIEICKEEGIPVEEKFFTREELKSAEACFFTGTAAEVVGLQSLDEYEFPMKWEETHGFELMKLYKAEVLGQRVKEKVL
- a CDS encoding glutamate synthase subunit beta; translation: MGELGGFKKYGRKQEHNNAVADRIQNYKEFTAPLSDDEQQKQGSRCMDCGIPFCHSGCPLGNFIPDFNDMVHKGDWKKALEILHSTNNFPEFTGRLCPAPCEKACVLGIIDEPVAIENIEKYIVEKGFEKGWINAKRPSYRSGKTVAVVGSGPAGLAAAQQLNRAGHTVTVFEREDKLGGLLRYGIPNFKLEKDVIDRRIKILEEEGVSFEINANIGVNISVEHLKDFDATVLCGGATQARHLPISGSDAKGVHQAMDFLTRQTKALFNSELESEVISAKGKNVIVIGGGDTGSDCIGTSNRHGAKSVTNFEIMPEPPEARSEKTPWPFWPLQLKTSSSHEEGCDRNWLINTKEFIKNEKGELIALKTVEVEWKLIPGERPQLIEKEGTEKTWPCDLVFLALGFTGPEKTLPQKLGLVQDNQSNIKASVHNYQTNVQGIFTAGDMRRGQSLIVWAISEGRQAAHHVDAYLMGSSSLPLKDANDLLSA